In Pocillopora verrucosa isolate sample1 chromosome 13, ASM3666991v2, whole genome shotgun sequence, one genomic interval encodes:
- the LOC131794601 gene encoding ras-related protein Rab-5B-like produces the protein MAARGTAQRPNGAVQGKICQFKLVLLGESAVGKSSLVLRFVKGQFHEYQESTIGAAFLTQTVCLDDTTVKFEIWDTAGQERYHSLAPMYYRGAQAAIVVYDITNQDTFGRAKTWVKELQRQASPNIVIALAGNKADLSSKRMVEYEDAQSYAEDNGLLFMETSAKTAMNVNDIFLAIAKKLPKSDTTAAGPAAGGRQPRGVDLREQNEPRESGCCK, from the exons ATGGCTGCGAGGGGAACGGCACAGCGCCCCAATGGAGCTGTACAAGGAAAAATATGCCAGTTTAAGTTGGTACTTTTAG GTGAATCTGCTGTTGGAAAATCAAGTTTGGTTCTGAGATTTGTCAAAGGGCAGTTTCATGAGTATCAAGAAAGCACAATTGGAG CGGCATTTTTAACACAGACAGTGTGTCTGGATGACACCACAGTCAAGTTTGAGATCTGGGACACAGCAGGTCAAGAAAGGTATCACAGCTTAGCTCCAATGTACTACAGGGGAGCACAGGCAGCAATTGTTGTTTATGACATCACAAACCAAGACACTTTTGGCCGGGCAAAAACATGGGTGAAAGAGCTTCAGAGACAGGCCAGCCCTAATATAGTCATAGCACTTGCAGGCAATAAGGCAGACCTTTCAAGCAAGAGGATGGTTGAGTATGAG GATGCTCAGTCATATGCAGAAGATAATGGTCTTCTATTCATGGAAACTTCAGCAAAGACTGCCATGAATGTGAATGATATCTTCTTAGCAATAG CAAAGAAATTGCCCAAGAGTGACACCACAGCAGCAGGACCTGCAGCTGGTGGACGACAGCCCAGAGGTGTTGACCTCAGGGAGCAGAATGAACCACGAGAAAGTGGTTGCTGTAAATAG
- the LOC131795135 gene encoding uncharacterized protein, which translates to MLADIVCNSIKMREWQIKVSVAEVFISVVMVVLVAVITSLWLYNILELKKEVQGEIVNVITTLGPVRCKNCVEFLPDYSALFASVGLGYLSLVIWLLNTSLVFCDTINISDQVNATSSLIFTQGQELADKSQETNPVETTA; encoded by the exons ATGCTGGCTGATATCGTGTGCAATTCAATAAAGATGAGAGAGTGGCAAATAAAAGTGTCAGTTGCA GAGGTATTTATTTCAGTTGTGATGGTAGTACTTGTAGCAGTAATTACAAGCCTCTGGTTGTACAACATTCTGGAATTGAAAAAAGAAGTCCAGGGTGAAATTGTAAATGTCATCACAACATTGGGGCCAGTGCGCTGCAAGAACTGTGTGGAATTCTTACCTGATTATTCAGCATTATTTGCTTCAGTG gGCCTGGGTTACTTGTCACTTGTGATTTGGTTGCTCAACACTTCACTTGTTTTCTGTGATACAATAAACATTTCTGATCAAGTGAATGCCACCAGTTCTTTGATTTTCACTCAAGGGCAGGAGCTTGCAGACAAATCTCAAGAAACAAACCCTGTGGAGACCACTGCTTAA